A region from the Parasphingopyxis sp. CP4 genome encodes:
- the rpmE gene encoding 50S ribosomal protein L31, which translates to MKSEIHPDYHMITVKMTDGTEFQTRSTWGAEGDTMSLDVDPKSHPAWTGGSRNLIDSGGRIDRFNKRFGGLTLKKD; encoded by the coding sequence ATGAAATCCGAAATTCACCCTGATTACCACATGATCACGGTCAAGATGACCGATGGCACCGAATTCCAGACACGCTCCACCTGGGGCGCTGAAGGCGATACGATGAGCCTTGATGTGGATCCGAAATCGCACCCGGCATGGACCGGTGGCAGCCGTAATCTGATTGATTCCGGTGGCCGTATCGACCGCTTTAACAAGCGCTTCGGCGGACTCACGCTCAAAAAAGACTAG
- the rseP gene encoding RIP metalloprotease RseP, translating to MIETPGILYSIGAFLLVIGPLVFVHEMGHYLVARWFNTKVEKFSIGFGREIAGWTDKNDTRWKIGWLPLGGYVQFAGDLNAASQPDPDAEKIPSDQRAELFQFKPVGQRFLIILAGPMINFLFAIVLFMGIFATYGQAQNAPIVSMIFEDSVAEEAGFELGDEITAVDGRSIDRFDELADYVRLRPGQEMEFTIDRDGSNISLIAETADITVEDRFGNEARIGRLGIQSDVLEMEQLGATELPSAAVAQTISSLEMITVGLGQIISGRRSVEELGGPLRIAQYSGQTASLGLYAFLFFMAAISINLGFINLLPIPMLDGGHLVFYAAEAVRRRPVKPEAQEWAFRMGLAVLLSFMLMVTVIDLGSFGLWERLSGLIG from the coding sequence ATGATTGAAACACCCGGTATTCTTTATTCCATCGGCGCGTTTTTGCTGGTCATCGGCCCGCTCGTATTTGTTCACGAGATGGGGCATTATCTCGTTGCCCGTTGGTTCAACACCAAAGTCGAGAAATTTTCGATCGGATTTGGTCGGGAGATCGCCGGTTGGACCGACAAGAATGATACCCGCTGGAAAATCGGCTGGCTTCCGCTGGGAGGGTATGTCCAGTTCGCTGGCGATCTCAATGCGGCCAGTCAGCCAGATCCTGACGCAGAAAAAATTCCATCCGACCAACGCGCTGAACTGTTCCAGTTCAAACCGGTTGGGCAACGCTTTCTGATTATCCTCGCCGGGCCGATGATCAACTTCCTTTTCGCAATCGTACTGTTCATGGGCATATTCGCGACATATGGGCAGGCCCAGAACGCGCCGATCGTCTCAATGATTTTTGAAGATTCGGTTGCCGAAGAGGCAGGTTTTGAACTGGGTGATGAGATTACCGCAGTCGATGGGCGATCAATTGATCGTTTTGACGAGCTCGCTGATTATGTGCGCCTGCGCCCCGGGCAGGAGATGGAGTTCACCATTGATCGTGATGGCTCCAATATTTCGCTGATAGCGGAAACCGCCGACATCACGGTCGAAGACCGATTTGGCAACGAAGCACGGATCGGTCGTCTCGGTATCCAGTCAGATGTGCTGGAGATGGAACAGCTGGGCGCAACTGAGCTTCCCTCTGCCGCAGTCGCACAGACTATTTCGAGCCTTGAAATGATCACCGTTGGCCTTGGCCAGATTATTTCTGGGCGGCGCTCAGTTGAGGAGTTGGGCGGCCCGCTGCGGATCGCGCAATATTCCGGTCAGACGGCTAGTCTCGGCCTTTATGCTTTTCTTTTCTTCATGGCAGCCATTTCGATTAATCTCGGATTCATCAACCTGTTGCCAATCCCCATGCTCGACGGGGGTCACTTGGTGTTCTATGCGGCGGAAGCCGTCCGCAGGAGGCCAGTAAAGCCAGAGGCACAAGAATGGGCTTTTCGTATGGGTCTTGCCGTCTTGCTGAGTTTCATGTTGATGGTGACTGTCATCGATTTGGGTTCGTTTGGTCTGTGGGAAAGACTGAGCGGGTTGATCGGCTGA
- a CDS encoding phosphatidate cytidylyltransferase has translation MTEPAAPGRFRNLWTRAITGIVLVVVATGALWFGEWSFFLLVTLLAGAMMYEWCGLMKEPGRKKLTATVLMVGLMMLFSPTYAPVDQSDVLATAIIAATVGLGLWSIRLGIGYLYISFACVAIIFLREQGGLILTLWTLAVVWGTDMGAYFAGKMIGGPKLAPRVSPNKTWAGLIGGIAIATIVSLVFVQTTELSPVIIALAPALAVLAQLGDLLESWLKRKADVKDSSNIFPGHGGALDRLDGILPVAICVAGLTATGWLVS, from the coding sequence ATGACCGAGCCCGCTGCGCCCGGCAGATTCCGCAATCTATGGACGCGCGCGATCACTGGCATCGTGCTCGTTGTCGTTGCCACCGGTGCGCTTTGGTTTGGTGAGTGGAGCTTCTTTCTGCTCGTGACACTGCTCGCTGGTGCAATGATGTATGAATGGTGCGGCCTGATGAAGGAGCCGGGCCGGAAAAAACTGACCGCTACTGTTTTAATGGTCGGCCTGATGATGCTGTTCAGCCCGACCTATGCGCCGGTCGATCAATCTGATGTCCTCGCCACGGCAATCATCGCGGCTACGGTTGGCCTTGGGCTTTGGAGCATCCGGCTTGGCATCGGATATCTCTATATCTCCTTCGCATGTGTCGCGATCATCTTCCTGCGCGAGCAAGGCGGGTTGATCCTCACACTCTGGACACTCGCGGTTGTCTGGGGAACCGATATGGGCGCTTATTTCGCGGGCAAGATGATCGGCGGCCCGAAACTTGCCCCCCGGGTCAGTCCCAACAAAACATGGGCCGGCCTGATCGGTGGCATTGCGATCGCCACGATTGTCAGCCTCGTATTCGTCCAGACGACAGAGCTCAGCCCCGTGATCATCGCACTGGCGCCGGCCCTGGCCGTTCTCGCTCAGCTGGGCGACTTGCTCGAGAGCTGGCTGAAACGAAAGGCCGATGTGAAAGACAGTTCCAACATCTTTCCCGGACATGGCGGAGCGCTCGACAGGCTGGATGGAATTTTACCCGTCGCGATTTGCGTCGCCGGCCTGACGGCAACCGGATGGTTGGTGTCATGA
- the fabZ gene encoding 3-hydroxyacyl-ACP dehydratase FabZ produces the protein MTAIGPFDTKRVMAAIPHRYPFLLVDRVEKIVPGESITAIKAVSMNEEFFQGHFPGRPIMPGVLIIEALAQAAAIMAVEELNLLESGKLVYFMAIDGAKFRAPVEPGCLLTLKVEYARKRFPVCKFSGRAYIGDTLAAEADFTAMIADPPED, from the coding sequence ATGACCGCCATCGGCCCGTTTGATACCAAACGGGTCATGGCGGCCATTCCGCATCGCTATCCATTTTTACTCGTTGACCGGGTTGAAAAGATCGTCCCGGGTGAATCGATAACGGCCATCAAGGCTGTGTCGATGAACGAAGAGTTTTTCCAGGGCCATTTCCCCGGCCGTCCGATTATGCCCGGCGTCCTGATCATTGAAGCGCTGGCTCAGGCCGCCGCGATCATGGCCGTTGAAGAGCTCAATCTGCTTGAAAGTGGAAAGCTCGTCTATTTCATGGCCATTGACGGCGCCAAGTTTCGCGCACCCGTGGAACCGGGCTGCCTGCTCACGCTGAAGGTCGAATATGCGCGCAAGCGCTTTCCGGTCTGCAAATTTAGCGGTAGGGCCTATATCGGCGACACGCTGGCTGCTGAAGCAGATTTTACGGCAATGATTGCGGATCCGCCTGAAGATTAA
- a CDS encoding 1-deoxy-D-xylulose-5-phosphate reductoisomerase: MSVKRISILGATGSVGQSTLDLVAREPEKYDVIALTAYRDVDGLAKTARMHNAKIAVIGDASLAAELADTLSGSGIETAAGPEAICEAAAMDADFVMASIVGAAGVRPVMAAIEAGITVGLANKESLVSAGSLMLDAARKKGVTILPVDSEHNAIFQCFDHDRPDGIESIILTASGGPFRTWTRDEMRDVTPERAVQHPNWSMGAKISIDSATLMNKGLELIEARYLFDLPPDKCRIVVHPQSVIHSLVEYRDGSVLAQLGAPDMRIPIAHTLAWPNRMDTPCERLNLAEIARLDFEDPDPVRFPAIALARAAMEAGGARPAILNAANEEAVAAFLAKRIGFLEIATIVADVLDRYAPDAPHSIDDVFAIDAEARTQAQQQMDRISA, translated from the coding sequence ATGAGCGTGAAGCGCATCAGCATTTTGGGAGCGACCGGATCGGTCGGCCAATCAACTCTCGATCTGGTTGCGCGGGAACCTGAGAAGTATGATGTCATCGCGCTGACTGCCTATCGCGATGTCGATGGACTCGCGAAAACCGCTCGGATGCATAATGCCAAGATTGCCGTGATCGGTGATGCGTCACTCGCGGCAGAACTTGCCGACACACTATCCGGCAGCGGCATTGAAACGGCCGCCGGCCCGGAGGCGATATGCGAGGCTGCGGCGATGGATGCCGACTTCGTAATGGCGTCAATTGTTGGTGCAGCTGGGGTCCGCCCGGTTATGGCCGCGATCGAGGCGGGAATCACTGTTGGCCTGGCCAATAAAGAATCACTTGTCTCGGCCGGATCGCTAATGCTCGACGCCGCGCGAAAAAAAGGCGTGACGATTTTACCCGTGGATTCCGAGCATAATGCAATCTTCCAATGCTTCGATCACGATCGACCCGACGGCATTGAGAGCATCATCCTGACCGCAAGTGGCGGACCGTTTCGGACCTGGACCCGCGATGAGATGCGCGACGTTACGCCTGAACGCGCCGTCCAGCATCCCAACTGGTCAATGGGCGCCAAGATCTCAATTGATTCCGCCACACTAATGAACAAAGGCCTTGAACTGATTGAGGCGCGTTACCTGTTTGATCTGCCGCCCGATAAATGCCGAATAGTCGTTCATCCTCAATCAGTTATCCATTCATTGGTTGAATATCGCGATGGATCTGTGCTGGCTCAATTGGGTGCGCCGGACATGCGAATTCCGATCGCACATACCCTGGCCTGGCCAAACCGGATGGATACGCCCTGCGAACGCCTAAATCTTGCCGAAATCGCCCGTCTCGACTTTGAAGATCCTGATCCCGTTCGCTTTCCGGCAATCGCCCTGGCGCGCGCTGCAATGGAGGCAGGAGGGGCTCGGCCAGCAATTCTGAACGCGGCCAATGAAGAGGCCGTCGCGGCATTTCTGGCCAAGCGGATCGGTTTCCTTGAGATTGCGACGATTGTCGCGGACGTGCTGGACCGCTATGCACCCGACGCGCCGCACAGCATCGATGACGTTTTTGCTATCGACGCTGAAGCCAGGACACAGGCCCAACAGCAAATGGACCGCATTTCTGCATGA
- a CDS encoding OmpH family outer membrane protein: protein MFSKTKTFFAGLLLALPLVAATPAHAQARGVGVVSVDGAIQQTAAFQAAEAQIQSTYAAQIQQSQTRAQALQNELLPLQQAAQAAQAANPNAQTPPAAVTTFAQRRQAAEQELAALGRPVNLARAYVREQIGVHFNEALQAAMTSSNVDLVLEPSAIAALSPTSTANITPAVTTQLNARVPSVQAIPPAGWNPGDTLRAAQQPAAQPEGR, encoded by the coding sequence ATGTTTTCAAAAACAAAAACCTTCTTCGCAGGGCTATTGCTTGCGCTTCCTTTGGTTGCTGCAACTCCCGCTCATGCCCAAGCACGCGGCGTTGGTGTCGTGAGTGTTGATGGAGCTATTCAGCAGACTGCGGCTTTCCAGGCCGCTGAAGCCCAGATCCAGTCGACATATGCGGCGCAGATCCAGCAGTCCCAGACCCGGGCCCAGGCTCTGCAGAACGAACTTCTGCCGCTCCAACAGGCCGCGCAGGCTGCACAGGCTGCAAATCCGAACGCTCAGACACCACCGGCTGCTGTTACAACCTTTGCGCAGCGCCGCCAGGCCGCTGAGCAGGAACTCGCTGCCCTCGGCCGACCGGTAAATCTGGCTCGTGCCTATGTCCGCGAACAGATCGGCGTGCACTTCAATGAAGCTCTGCAGGCTGCGATGACATCTTCGAATGTCGATCTCGTGCTCGAGCCAAGTGCAATTGCTGCATTGTCGCCAACGTCGACAGCCAACATCACGCCGGCCGTGACGACACAGCTTAACGCGCGGGTGCCAAGCGTTCAGGCTATTCCGCCTGCAGGCTGGAACCCGGGTGATACGCTGCGCGCCGCTCAGCAACCCGCTGCGCAGCCCGAAGGCCGGTGA
- the bamA gene encoding outer membrane protein assembly factor BamA, whose amino-acid sequence MLMLGTFLGGFAAPVIAQPAAQFNTEADVVTTDEALPEGQIIRAVLVEGSQRIEPDTVRSYIELRPGATYSREDLDEALRDLFETELFRDVEIRDNAGELTIVVQENPVINRILLEGNRRLDDDDIRGEIRLAPRQIFTRSRARADVARIIELYRRRGRFAASVEPQMVELDQNRVDIVFEVNEGPRSRVQQINVIGNDVFSDSDLRSEMATKQSRFFRFFSSSDTFDPDRLAFDQQRLRQFYLTEGYADFRVVSAVAELTPDRRDFIITYVVEEGERYRFGDLELDSDLRDFSSDQFSSFIPMQTGDWYNAQQIEDTIDSLNQTAGLLGYAFAEARPEFNINREDRTMSVRFRIEQAPRVYVERIEVNGNTLTRDKVIRREFRLQEGDAFNSFLVRRSQSRVNSLGFFQENFEIEQTPGSAPDRIVLTANVEENATGELQLSAGFSSLERFILNFSVRQRNFLGRGQELRAGINYSSFSNSIELGFTEPYLFDRNIAIGVDLFRRDFNSFNFIGNDRNTTYEQVSTGFQVRAGVPLTEYWTLALRYGLSQEDVTLNENTFFINGECSPLLAGRFLCDTIGNRIISSVGYSLVYNNLDNNVRPSRGRRIILSQDFAGVFGDVRYLRTRIDADQFFNIGSGFILGLSAEAGYVLSFENRGGVGIDDVRLTDRFFLGEPQIRGFDIRGVGPRVQRFSYLPGTNDLVTDEQFVTDDAIGGRAYYLARAELEIPLGSGARELGFRPSIFIDAGAVFGVTDPELQTFPCLDANGNEVGRTPCTGDNIPGPEITRLLDQNGAPLFIAPDGTLTTDAIDGNGDPLTEANRTIAPFLERFVGDSPSPRVTIGAGVSWNSPFGPFRIDLAYALLQEEGDEDKIFSFNIGTQF is encoded by the coding sequence ATGCTGATGCTCGGCACGTTCCTGGGCGGCTTTGCCGCTCCCGTGATCGCGCAGCCGGCTGCGCAGTTCAACACCGAGGCCGATGTCGTCACAACTGACGAAGCGCTGCCAGAAGGTCAGATAATTCGGGCTGTACTGGTCGAAGGCTCGCAGCGTATCGAGCCGGATACGGTCCGATCCTATATCGAGCTACGTCCCGGGGCCACATATTCCCGCGAAGATCTTGACGAGGCGCTGCGCGATCTTTTCGAGACTGAATTGTTCAGAGATGTAGAGATCCGCGACAATGCCGGTGAGTTGACTATCGTTGTTCAAGAGAACCCGGTGATCAATCGCATCCTGCTCGAAGGCAATCGTCGACTTGATGATGATGACATCCGCGGTGAGATCCGCCTTGCACCGCGGCAAATTTTTACGCGCTCACGTGCCCGTGCAGACGTTGCACGTATCATTGAGCTCTATCGGCGTCGTGGTCGGTTTGCGGCATCGGTTGAGCCGCAGATGGTCGAGCTGGACCAGAACCGCGTCGATATCGTCTTCGAAGTCAACGAAGGTCCGCGATCGCGGGTCCAGCAGATCAACGTAATCGGCAATGATGTTTTCTCGGACAGCGATTTGCGCTCGGAGATGGCGACAAAGCAATCGCGCTTCTTCCGCTTCTTCTCCTCTAGCGATACTTTCGATCCCGACCGCCTGGCATTTGACCAGCAGCGACTTCGTCAGTTCTATCTGACCGAAGGCTATGCCGATTTCCGCGTCGTATCGGCGGTCGCCGAACTGACCCCGGACCGGCGTGATTTTATCATCACCTATGTGGTCGAAGAAGGTGAGCGGTATCGCTTTGGTGATCTCGAACTCGACAGCGATCTGCGCGACTTCAGTTCCGACCAGTTCAGCAGCTTCATCCCGATGCAAACGGGCGACTGGTATAACGCCCAGCAGATTGAGGATACGATCGACAGCCTCAACCAGACGGCAGGCCTGCTCGGCTATGCCTTTGCTGAGGCGCGTCCTGAATTTAACATCAACCGCGAAGATCGCACCATGTCGGTCCGTTTCCGGATCGAACAGGCACCGCGCGTTTATGTTGAGCGAATTGAGGTCAACGGTAACACGCTAACTCGTGACAAGGTCATTCGCCGCGAGTTTCGCCTGCAGGAAGGGGACGCCTTTAACAGCTTCCTAGTTCGGCGATCGCAGAGCCGCGTTAACTCACTGGGCTTTTTCCAGGAAAATTTCGAGATTGAGCAAACCCCGGGCTCAGCACCGGATCGGATTGTCCTGACCGCCAATGTGGAAGAAAACGCGACCGGCGAATTGCAGCTCTCGGCTGGCTTTTCGAGCCTTGAGCGGTTCATCCTCAACTTCTCGGTTCGCCAACGCAACTTCCTTGGCCGTGGTCAGGAACTACGGGCCGGCATCAACTATTCAAGTTTCTCGAATTCGATCGAACTCGGCTTCACCGAGCCATATCTTTTCGATCGGAACATCGCGATCGGTGTTGATTTGTTCCGGCGTGATTTCAATTCATTCAACTTTATCGGCAATGACCGAAACACAACCTATGAGCAGGTCAGCACCGGCTTCCAAGTCCGTGCGGGTGTACCGCTCACGGAATATTGGACGCTCGCCCTGCGCTATGGGTTGAGCCAGGAAGATGTTACGCTCAACGAGAACACCTTCTTCATCAACGGCGAATGTAGTCCACTGCTGGCGGGTCGTTTCCTGTGCGATACGATCGGCAATCGGATCATTTCGAGTGTCGGCTACTCGCTGGTTTACAATAATCTCGACAATAATGTGCGGCCATCACGCGGCCGCCGGATCATCCTGAGTCAGGATTTTGCCGGTGTGTTCGGCGACGTTCGTTACCTGAGAACGCGGATTGATGCCGATCAATTCTTCAATATCGGTTCTGGCTTCATTCTCGGTCTGAGTGCAGAAGCTGGTTATGTGTTGTCGTTCGAAAATCGCGGTGGCGTTGGTATCGACGATGTTCGCCTGACGGACCGCTTCTTCCTGGGCGAGCCCCAGATTCGCGGCTTTGATATTCGCGGTGTGGGTCCGCGCGTACAACGCTTCTCATATCTGCCGGGGACCAATGATCTTGTCACCGACGAACAATTCGTCACCGACGATGCCATCGGCGGCCGGGCATATTACCTGGCTCGTGCAGAGCTGGAAATTCCGCTTGGTTCAGGAGCTCGCGAACTGGGCTTCCGTCCGTCAATCTTTATCGATGCCGGTGCGGTATTCGGTGTGACGGACCCCGAGCTGCAAACTTTCCCCTGTCTTGATGCCAATGGCAATGAAGTCGGACGCACGCCGTGCACCGGAGATAATATCCCGGGTCCGGAGATCACCCGCTTGCTGGATCAGAATGGGGCACCTTTGTTCATCGCGCCGGACGGGACTTTGACCACGGACGCTATCGATGGCAATGGCGATCCGCTTACAGAAGCGAATCGTACAATCGCTCCGTTCCTGGAGCGGTTCGTTGGGGACTCGCCTTCGCCACGCGTCACAATCGGCGCCGGCGTATCTTGGAACTCGCCTTTCGGGCCGTTCCGTATCGACCTCGCTTACGCTCTTCTTCAGGAAGAAGGCGACGAGGACAAGATATTCTCATTCAATATAGGAACTCAATTCTGA